The following proteins are encoded in a genomic region of Anaerolineae bacterium:
- a CDS encoding oligosaccharide flippase family protein, translated as MIRRARRDALSALLLLIIPFLWFASVLTGQRTLLPADNLYAWEPWRSFATQMGVDIPHNELLSDLILENYPWKRFILESLQARQIPLWNPYLFSGMPFLADAQHSALYPFSLLFWILPLEMAYGWFTALQIGLAGVSLYALARALRLSRPAALIGGVAYMLSGFFMVSVVFTMMIAAAAWLPALLACIEVVIRKQEEKGDVPYSPVPYVALGSLILGIQVLAGHIEITYYVLVVSGFYAAWRLVGLRRRLGRWRPAVRLGLWLLTMAVVGLALAGVQLLPLVELAQRNFRQGSVGYRDVIGWAWPARQVLTFLLPDVFGNPSHHAYWDIWARRWVPVTVNALGEPIRTIFWGIKNYVEGGNYLGLLTLGLVGVAFARAALVWSQRTARWWDQTAFFAALGLISLANAFGTPVFALFYYGLPWYQQVHSPFRWVFPLTLAAAVLASLGADALIRSGRSPGGSLSEIALDERTMQDLGRTRRIARGIALAMIMAGLGTLALVGISLVAPGPFVAVSQRVVDSSDLARMAFADGRMFWSYQAVNLLKFGAIAVLSGLVLWLAARRLAASAQRPLWRDWPALAVAVLAFDLWLAFGSFHPAADPRLLHFIPPSIAWLQARLDEDEGPWRFTTLNVPGEKTLNANAGWLYGLQDVRGYDSIIPKQYAEYMDRIQPQAGELLYNRIAPIYTEGRGQPGYQALDSPWLHLLGVRYVVTTQHIPNPTYELVYDGEVRIYRNRSAMPRAFVMRCASAQTEMAIDWATVDPKTELVLDDPSSFVPRPSPSFTHLASCALNPASITRYTGNEVEVQAVGEAGAYLVLADAYFPGWKAYARPEGIALAEEREVPIYRAYGNFRAVPLEAGRQIVRFKYSPMSFKLGVYSSFLAWVTVFLAMGWWAWGRFYRDVPGEASEVWRVAKNSLIPMALSLLNKGIDFAFAMLRLRILNPVGEGSYTFAINFYAIFEILVRFGLGTLLTREVARDRTQAGRFLSNAIALRVGLWLAALPLMVLVGGAYRIWGGLTLEEAWAIALFAVALLFAGLADAISAVFNAYEQMEYPAGIASAIAVGKVTLGALVLLPPLSWGFVGLAGVSVIMNLAQTLWLYRLLCRKLFTPQAALDRPLQRKMLHESVPLMINHLLATIFFRVDVWILKPFSGAEAVGLYGAAYKYIDGLNVIPAYFTMAIFPLMSRLARNSREAMARAYVLALRLLLMISLPIAVLTTFIARPLILILGGEEFLPGSALALQILIWSIPMGFINSVTQYVLIAVDQQRFLTRAFVIGVVFNMVANLIFVPRYSYLAAAVITILSEFALLVPFYYAVRRHVTRVPWAEVVWRPAVAAMAMGLSLWLGSRWTLLGAAMLSVAIYSGVLVILGTFRQPDMATVLRQLPSGWRPSPYANGAAEKAAP; from the coding sequence ATGATCCGGCGGGCACGTCGGGACGCGCTGTCCGCATTGCTCTTGCTGATCATCCCATTTCTGTGGTTTGCCTCCGTGCTGACCGGTCAGCGCACACTGTTGCCGGCCGATAATCTCTACGCCTGGGAGCCGTGGCGCAGCTTCGCCACCCAAATGGGTGTGGACATTCCCCACAACGAACTCCTGAGCGATCTTATCCTGGAAAACTATCCCTGGAAACGATTTATCCTGGAGAGCTTGCAGGCCCGCCAGATCCCGCTCTGGAACCCCTACCTGTTCTCCGGGATGCCATTCCTGGCCGATGCCCAGCATTCCGCTCTATATCCGTTCAGCTTGCTCTTCTGGATTCTACCCCTGGAGATGGCGTATGGCTGGTTCACTGCACTGCAAATCGGCCTAGCTGGGGTGAGCCTATACGCGCTAGCCCGCGCGCTGCGGCTGTCGCGGCCGGCCGCGTTGATCGGCGGCGTGGCGTACATGCTGAGCGGCTTCTTCATGGTCAGCGTGGTCTTCACCATGATGATCGCGGCGGCGGCCTGGCTTCCTGCCCTGTTGGCCTGTATCGAGGTCGTTATCCGCAAACAGGAGGAGAAGGGCGATGTCCCTTACTCGCCAGTGCCGTATGTGGCGTTAGGGAGCCTAATCCTGGGAATACAGGTGCTGGCCGGCCACATAGAGATCACTTACTACGTGCTGGTGGTAAGCGGCTTCTACGCGGCCTGGCGGCTGGTGGGGCTGCGGCGACGGCTGGGACGATGGCGTCCGGCCGTGCGCCTAGGGCTATGGCTGTTGACAATGGCCGTGGTGGGGCTGGCGCTGGCAGGTGTCCAGCTTCTGCCGCTGGTTGAGCTGGCGCAGCGCAACTTCCGCCAGGGCTCTGTAGGATACCGTGACGTGATCGGCTGGGCCTGGCCTGCGCGGCAGGTGCTCACCTTTCTGCTCCCCGATGTGTTCGGCAATCCAAGCCACCACGCCTACTGGGACATCTGGGCTCGCCGATGGGTGCCCGTGACGGTCAACGCCTTAGGTGAGCCAATACGCACTATCTTCTGGGGGATCAAAAACTACGTCGAGGGCGGCAACTACCTGGGGCTGCTGACGCTAGGGCTCGTCGGCGTCGCCTTTGCGCGCGCAGCGCTCGTCTGGAGCCAACGGACCGCCCGTTGGTGGGACCAAACGGCCTTCTTCGCCGCGCTCGGCCTGATCTCGCTGGCGAACGCCTTCGGCACGCCCGTATTCGCGCTGTTTTACTACGGCCTTCCCTGGTATCAGCAGGTCCATTCCCCGTTCCGCTGGGTATTCCCGTTAACATTGGCAGCAGCGGTATTGGCATCGCTGGGGGCTGACGCGTTGATCCGTTCAGGGCGATCGCCAGGGGGGTCATTATCTGAGATCGCCCTCGACGAGAGGACGATGCAGGACCTCGGAAGAACGCGTCGGATAGCACGCGGGATCGCGCTGGCGATGATCATGGCCGGCCTGGGCACATTAGCCCTGGTAGGGATCAGCCTGGTCGCGCCTGGGCCGTTCGTCGCCGTCAGCCAGCGCGTAGTAGACAGCTCAGATCTGGCGCGGATGGCTTTCGCCGATGGGCGTATGTTCTGGAGCTATCAGGCGGTGAACCTGCTCAAGTTCGGAGCGATAGCGGTTCTCTCTGGCCTGGTACTGTGGCTGGCAGCGCGTCGGCTCGCGGCCAGCGCACAACGCCCGTTGTGGCGAGATTGGCCGGCGCTGGCGGTAGCCGTCTTGGCGTTCGACCTGTGGCTGGCCTTTGGAAGCTTCCATCCAGCTGCCGATCCTCGCTTGCTACATTTCATCCCGCCCAGCATCGCGTGGCTGCAAGCGCGTCTTGACGAGGACGAGGGACCATGGCGCTTTACCACCCTTAACGTTCCCGGTGAGAAAACGCTCAACGCCAACGCCGGCTGGCTATATGGGTTGCAGGACGTACGCGGGTACGACTCGATCATCCCCAAGCAGTACGCCGAGTACATGGATCGTATCCAACCTCAGGCAGGCGAGCTGCTCTACAATCGGATTGCGCCCATCTACACCGAGGGACGGGGGCAGCCGGGCTATCAGGCGCTGGATTCCCCGTGGCTACATCTGTTAGGCGTCCGCTATGTGGTGACCACACAGCACATCCCCAATCCCACGTATGAGCTGGTCTATGACGGCGAGGTGCGTATCTACCGCAACCGATCGGCCATGCCTCGCGCCTTTGTGATGCGTTGCGCCTCAGCGCAGACAGAGATGGCGATAGATTGGGCTACCGTGGACCCGAAAACCGAGCTGGTGTTGGATGATCCATCGTCCTTCGTCCCTCGTCCATCACCTTCCTTTACGCATCTCGCATCCTGTGCTCTGAACCCCGCCTCTATCACCCGCTATACCGGCAACGAAGTCGAGGTTCAAGCTGTAGGCGAAGCCGGCGCCTACCTGGTGCTGGCCGATGCCTATTTCCCCGGCTGGAAAGCTTACGCGCGGCCAGAGGGGATAGCGCTGGCCGAGGAACGGGAGGTCCCCATCTATCGGGCATATGGCAATTTCCGGGCAGTGCCATTGGAGGCAGGACGGCAGATCGTCCGTTTCAAGTACAGCCCGATGTCGTTCAAGCTTGGCGTGTATTCTTCGTTCCTGGCCTGGGTGACGGTCTTTCTGGCGATGGGATGGTGGGCCTGGGGACGTTTCTATCGAGACGTACCGGGTGAGGCCAGCGAGGTATGGCGCGTGGCTAAGAACAGCCTGATCCCGATGGCCTTGTCGCTACTCAACAAGGGGATTGACTTCGCCTTTGCCATGTTGCGGCTGCGTATCCTCAACCCTGTCGGAGAGGGGTCCTATACGTTCGCTATCAATTTCTACGCGATCTTCGAGATCCTGGTGCGTTTCGGATTGGGCACACTTCTCACCCGAGAGGTGGCGAGAGATCGAACGCAGGCGGGGCGTTTCTTGAGCAACGCGATAGCGCTGCGGGTGGGATTGTGGTTGGCTGCACTGCCGCTGATGGTGCTGGTGGGGGGAGCCTACCGTATCTGGGGCGGGCTGACGCTGGAGGAGGCCTGGGCGATCGCCCTGTTCGCGGTGGCGCTGCTGTTCGCTGGGCTAGCCGACGCCATCAGCGCCGTTTTCAACGCGTACGAGCAGATGGAGTATCCGGCGGGGATCGCTTCCGCCATCGCTGTAGGCAAAGTGACGCTGGGCGCATTGGTGCTGCTGCCGCCATTGAGCTGGGGGTTTGTTGGGCTGGCTGGCGTATCCGTCATCATGAACCTGGCGCAGACCCTTTGGCTCTATCGGCTGCTGTGCCGCAAGCTCTTCACGCCGCAGGCGGCGCTGGATCGGCCGTTGCAGCGGAAGATGCTACATGAATCAGTGCCGTTGATGATCAACCACCTGCTGGCCACGATCTTCTTCCGAGTTGACGTGTGGATCCTGAAGCCCTTCAGCGGGGCAGAGGCCGTCGGATTGTACGGGGCGGCCTACAAGTACATTGATGGCCTCAACGTCATCCCAGCCTATTTCACGATGGCGATCTTCCCGCTGATGTCACGGCTGGCGCGGAACTCGCGCGAGGCGATGGCCCGCGCCTACGTCCTAGCGCTGCGTCTGTTGCTTATGATCAGCTTACCTATTGCTGTGCTCACCACTTTCATCGCCCGGCCGCTGATCCTGATCCTGGGAGGCGAGGAGTTCCTGCCCGGCTCAGCGTTGGCACTGCAGATCCTCATCTGGTCCATCCCGATGGGGTTCATCAACAGCGTGACGCAGTATGTGCTGATCGCCGTGGACC